CATCTCCTTGGCAGTGGCAAAGCGATCGTCGGGATTCTTCTCGAGCGCCGTCATGATGATGGCCTCGAACTGCGGATCGATGTTGGGGTTGATCTGACGCGGCGGTACGGGCAGGTCACTTACCTGCTTCATGGCGACCGAAACCACGTCCGCACCGTCAAAGGGCAGTTGGCCCGTCGCGGCCTCATAGAGCACGATACCGAGCGAGTAGAGATCGCTTGCCGGCGTGAGCTTCTTGCCCTGGGCTTGCTCGGGGCTCACGTAATGCGCGGTGCCCAGAACAGACGAATCCTGCGTCATGCCGGGATGACCGGCCTGCGCAATGCCAAAGTCCATGACCTTCACGTTGCCATCGCCCTGCACCATGATGTTGGCGGACTTGATGTCACGGTGGATGATGTCGTAGCCATGGGCGACGGAGAGCGCGGAGCACACCTGCGAACCGATCTCTGCAACCTTGCGCGGATGGATGTTGCCGCGTTGCTGGATGGCGGTCTTGAGATCCGTGCCGCGCACGTACTCCATGACGATGTAGTACGAATCGCCGTCACGGCCCCAATCGTAGATGTTGACGATGTAGGGGCTGCTCAGGTTGGCGGCAGCCTGTGCCTCCTGCCTGAAGCGTGCGGCAAAGTTGGGATCTGACGCATATTGCGGAAGCATCACCTTGACGGCGACAGTTCTGCCAAGCGTTGAATCGGTGGCTTTGTAAACCTCTGCCATGCCGCCCATACCGATTTTCTCGGTAACTTGATAGCGGTTCCCCAATGTCCGATTAACCACGTTTATACTCCCTGTCGCTTGTGATGCGAATGCGCGCGTTCGCATACCATCAGGCATTCTACCAATCTAGTAGCTGCCGTATCTGCATAATGTCGAAAAAAGCGCTTTGCCTGCATATCTAGAGCGCCCCCAATTCCCTTAGGGCAGCCAAAAACACCGTTGAGGCCTTGGGCGCCGCAACGTCTCCGCCGCTGTCGCCTTCCTCGATGACGATGGCGACGGTCACGCTGCGACCGTTGGCCTGCGCCGTACCGACGAACCAGGCATCGGATTTCTCCTTGCCCGTCTCGGCCGTACCCGTCTTGCCGATGACGTTCGCGCCGTCAACACGGGCTTGCGTGCCCGTGCCGCTATCCACGACGCCCGCGAGAATCTCCTGCTCGGTCTTGGCGGTCTTTTCCGAAATCGTCTGGCCCATGATCTGGGGGCGCGTCTCGAAGGTCGTCGACCCGGAGGCAGACACCACCTTGGATACGACATAGGGATGCAGGGCCACGCCGTTGTTCGAAATCGCCGCCATGCAAACGGCCATCTCCATCACCGTGGCCTGGGGTCCTGCGGGGCTTTCGTGCTCACCGACGGGCTGGCCGTCGCCGGCCCAGGCGGTTTCCCAGCGGGTCATCTCGTTAGGATCGGGCATGAGCGAGGTGGCGAGGTTGAAGTCAAGCGCCACGGTATCGCTGTTGAAGCCGAACTTCTCGGCATAGGTGACGAGGTTCTTGGTGCCGAGTTCGTCGGCAATCTGCGCAAAGGCCGTGTTAGCCGACAGCGCGGTAGCCTCAGCGACGGTGACGCGACCGTACGCATGGTTCTTGTAGTTGGTGATGGGCGCGTTGCCGATATCAAGCGAGCTTGGCGCGCTGTAGACGGTGTCAGGCGTAACCGTGTTCGTGTCGAGCGCAGCGCCGAGCGTGACGATCTTGAAGGTCGAGCCCGGTGCGTAGAGCGTCTGCGTCGCGCGGTTGACGAGCGTTCCCTCCGAGCTAAGCGACGATCCGGTAAGGATGCTCTCGACATTGTTGTTGTCATAGGTCGGTGTGGATGCCTCGGCAAGCACTGCGCCCGTAGCGGTGTCGAGTACGACGCATGCGCCCTTCTGGCCATAGAGAACGCCTTCGGCGGTACGCTGAATCTTCGAGTTGATGGTGAGCACGACATCGTTGCCCTGCGGTTTCTCGCCTGCGTAGGCGCGGATGGCATCGCCTATCGTCTCGAAATGCTCCTCGCCCACAAGGGTGGAGCCCATCGTGTTCTCGACGCCAGTGCTGCCAAAACGCTGCGAGGTGTAGCCAACGGCATGAGCAGCGAGCGACCCCTGCGGATAGACGCGCTCATAGGTGCCATCCGCCTGCGGGATGGATTCGGCGAGCACGACGTTGTCGGAAGTGACGATGGCGCCACGTTGCTGCTCGGCGATGCGCTGCAGCGTATGGTTGTTGCCGCTACGGTTCTGCAAGTCATCGGCTTGCACGACCTGCACGTAGGTGAGATTGGCGATAAGGGCGGCAAAGAGCAGCGCGAAGACGGTGATGAGCCTGGTAAGGCGCTTGCCCAGGGCCGAGCGGCCCAGAACGCCCGTCTCGCCCGGCGTCTTGATCGTGGTTGTGCTCGTCATCTCGGTTTGCAGACCAGTTCCCTCGTTGCCAGCGCAGAGCAGCAGGCCGACGATGATGAAGCTCGAGAGCAGCGACGAGCCACCTTGGCTCATGAAGGGAAGCGTCAGGCCCGTGAGCGGGATAAAGCCCGTGACACCACCGATGATGATGAAGGCCTGCAGGCAGATGGACGTGGTGAGGCCGACAGCCGTGAAGGCCGCCATGTCGGATTTGGCGCGTGCTGCGGTGAGAAATCCGCGCACGGCAAAGAGCATGAACAAGAAGATGACGCCCGATGCGCCGAGCAGGCCCATCTCCTCGGCAATGGCCGAGAAAATGAAGTCGCTCTCCACCTCGGGGATGAAAGTGGGCATGCCCCGGCCGATGCCGCAACCGAACAGGCCACCATCGGCAAGCGAGTACAGCGACTGCACGAGCTGATAGCCCGAGCCGCCTGGATCGGCAAAGGGGTTGAGCCAGATTGCGATGCGCGTCTGCACGTGCGGAAAGAGCGTGTAGAGGCCCACGCCGCCGATGGCGACGAGCACGATGCCGATGAGCACGTAGGAGAGTCTGCCAGTGCAGACGTAGACCATCACGAGGAAGATGCCGAAGAACAGCAGGGCGCTTCCCAAGTCGCGCTCGAGGATGACGATGAGCATGGCGATGATCCACATCGCAAGCAACGGTATGAGCGCACGGAAGTCAGGGTACTTGAGGCCGGAGCGGCTACGGCGCATGACGCTCAACAGCTCGCGGTTGTCGGCGAGATAGGCGGCGAGAAACAGGACGACGAAAATCTTGGCGATTTCGCCTGGCTGGAACGAGAGCCCGAAAATCGACAACCAGATGCGCGAGCCGTTGTATTCCGCTCCGATAAACGGAACGACCGGCAACAGCAGCAATATGAGGCCGAAGAGCAGGCAGGTGTACTTGTAGCGCCCCAGTCGCTCGACGCTGGGCACGAGAATGATGGTCGCGACCATGAGCGCGATGCCGGCAAAGAGCCAGATGATTTGGCGTCCAGCGCTATCGGGCGCGAGACGCAGCACAAAGCATATGCCTATGCCGCACAGCAAAAACGCAATGGGCAGGATTGCCGGGTCTGCATTGGGCGCAAATCGGCGCAGCGCCAGATGCGCAACGAAAAAACTCACGACCAGCGCGATGGGCACGGCAAAGGAGTTGAACGTCAACGGCGTGTTCGCGTTGACGAGCAACATGAGGAATAGCAGCAACAATACGGGTGTTGCTGCTATGAGAAGCCATAGCTCTGTCGTCCGGCGTGAACGCACGATTAGCCCTTCGTGGTCTGCAGACGGAACTCGGAAATCTTCTCGTTTGCCTCGTCAAGCGAGTTGACGGAAATGCCGTTCTTCAGGTTGCTCTGCACCATGGGCGTGAGCTTGGACACGTCGATATCAGGAGCCTGAGACTCGAGCCAGGACACCGAGATGCCGGCAAACTCACCGGGAAGGCCACGATAGACGTTCACGACACCGTTTTCGGCGATGATGAAGTAGGAGTTCTGCGCGAAGGCGTAGAAT
This window of the Coriobacteriaceae bacterium genome carries:
- a CDS encoding FtsW/RodA/SpoVE family cell cycle protein, with the translated sequence MRSRRTTELWLLIAATPVLLLLFLMLLVNANTPLTFNSFAVPIALVVSFFVAHLALRRFAPNADPAILPIAFLLCGIGICFVLRLAPDSAGRQIIWLFAGIALMVATIILVPSVERLGRYKYTCLLFGLILLLLPVVPFIGAEYNGSRIWLSIFGLSFQPGEIAKIFVVLFLAAYLADNRELLSVMRRSRSGLKYPDFRALIPLLAMWIIAMLIVILERDLGSALLFFGIFLVMVYVCTGRLSYVLIGIVLVAIGGVGLYTLFPHVQTRIAIWLNPFADPGGSGYQLVQSLYSLADGGLFGCGIGRGMPTFIPEVESDFIFSAIAEEMGLLGASGVIFLFMLFAVRGFLTAARAKSDMAAFTAVGLTTSICLQAFIIIGGVTGFIPLTGLTLPFMSQGGSSLLSSFIIVGLLLCAGNEGTGLQTEMTSTTTIKTPGETGVLGRSALGKRLTRLITVFALLFAALIANLTYVQVVQADDLQNRSGNNHTLQRIAEQQRGAIVTSDNVVLAESIPQADGTYERVYPQGSLAAHAVGYTSQRFGSTGVENTMGSTLVGEEHFETIGDAIRAYAGEKPQGNDVVLTINSKIQRTAEGVLYGQKGACVVLDTATGAVLAEASTPTYDNNNVESILTGSSLSSEGTLVNRATQTLYAPGSTFKIVTLGAALDTNTVTPDTVYSAPSSLDIGNAPITNYKNHAYGRVTVAEATALSANTAFAQIADELGTKNLVTYAEKFGFNSDTVALDFNLATSLMPDPNEMTRWETAWAGDGQPVGEHESPAGPQATVMEMAVCMAAISNNGVALHPYVVSKVVSASGSTTFETRPQIMGQTISEKTAKTEQEILAGVVDSGTGTQARVDGANVIGKTGTAETGKEKSDAWFVGTAQANGRSVTVAIVIEEGDSGGDVAAPKASTVFLAALRELGAL